A window of Amycolatopsis australiensis contains these coding sequences:
- a CDS encoding alpha/beta hydrolase, with product MNLTLGQRLQRAFVIALCRTPAPIARLLARPPVNRAGERMAPDIALLMKIAGAGNDYSDLPVTDARKVTETDAAVFADRVAPCAVEQEVEVSAGLWATRYSSERPASGLILFFHGGGFALGSRAGYAAPARMLAHGTGADVLSVEYRLAPEDPYPAAHDDALAAWRYAVDHAAGWGIDPNRIVVAGESAGGNIAAVLCQQVRGQPVQPMLQVLVQPVTDISVRRPSQDEFADSPALSAKQIDWFMGHYVPEGTDQHIPRLCPLLADDLTGLPDAIVTVAGFDPLRDDGLAYAAALLESGVRVDVIREEGLVHGYIAFTAVSRSSKEATNRLVAAVAAALREQPVRPVRPIGRVGEIA from the coding sequence ATGAACCTGACCTTGGGACAGCGTTTGCAGCGAGCCTTCGTCATCGCCCTGTGCCGCACACCGGCGCCGATCGCCCGGCTGCTCGCCCGCCCGCCGGTCAACCGCGCCGGCGAGCGCATGGCCCCCGACATCGCCCTGCTGATGAAAATCGCCGGGGCCGGGAACGACTACAGCGACCTGCCGGTCACCGACGCCCGGAAGGTCACCGAGACCGACGCCGCCGTGTTCGCCGACCGGGTCGCTCCCTGCGCCGTCGAGCAGGAGGTCGAGGTCAGTGCCGGCCTGTGGGCGACCCGGTACAGCTCGGAACGTCCCGCGAGCGGCCTGATCCTGTTCTTCCACGGTGGCGGCTTCGCGCTCGGCAGCCGGGCCGGCTACGCCGCCCCGGCGCGGATGCTCGCCCACGGAACGGGCGCCGACGTGCTGTCGGTCGAATACCGCCTGGCACCCGAGGACCCCTATCCCGCGGCCCACGACGACGCCCTGGCGGCCTGGCGGTACGCCGTCGACCACGCGGCCGGCTGGGGCATCGACCCGAACCGGATCGTCGTCGCCGGCGAAAGTGCCGGCGGCAACATCGCCGCCGTGCTCTGCCAGCAGGTGCGCGGGCAGCCGGTGCAGCCGATGCTCCAGGTGCTCGTCCAGCCGGTGACCGACATCTCGGTGCGGCGGCCCTCGCAGGACGAGTTCGCCGATTCGCCCGCCCTGTCGGCCAAGCAGATCGACTGGTTCATGGGCCACTACGTGCCCGAGGGAACCGACCAGCACATCCCGCGGCTGTGCCCGTTGCTCGCCGACGACCTGACCGGTCTGCCGGACGCCATCGTGACGGTCGCCGGGTTCGACCCGCTGCGCGACGACGGACTCGCCTACGCCGCCGCCTTGCTGGAAAGCGGCGTGCGCGTCGACGTGATCCGCGAGGAAGGTCTTGTGCACGGCTACATCGCCTTCACCGCGGTCAGCCGGAGCAGCAAG
- a CDS encoding flavin-containing monooxygenase produces the protein MKDPNETECADIVIIGAGVSGIGASRQLTAEFPDKKILILEARASIGGTWDLFRYPGVRSDSDLHTYAYDFKPWRHRSAIAEAPLIREYLDETVTEFGLDRILRLGHRVTAADWSSAEARWTLQVTVTDDAGAERPKTVKAGFVFSATGYYRYDQGYTPHFEGRDVFAGDILHPQQWPEGYDYSGKRVVIIGSGATAVTMLPAMLVGEGAAAHVTMLQRTPSYIASAPRVDNIALKLTKVLGPTRGYAATRLKNVWQDYLLVTVLSKFPTFGRKLLRKLALKELPAGFDVDTHFNPPYDPWDQRLCVTPDGEFFKALRDGTADVVTGHIERFTEKGILLKSGRTLEADVIVTATGLVMQLLGGIRPTVDGVPVKIPETVLYRGTLISGVPNWAMMLGYTKASWTLRLSNVCRLIIDVLRHMDATGDEIVVPVAPENLATQDVVDLSAGYMQRALAELPRQGTGLPWRMHTTFVKDNRLFKGRLIDESLRFSARTADVSGLTGVGAGS, from the coding sequence ATGAAGGATCCGAACGAGACGGAGTGCGCCGACATCGTCATCATTGGCGCGGGTGTCTCCGGCATCGGTGCGAGCCGCCAGTTGACGGCCGAGTTCCCGGACAAGAAGATCCTCATCCTCGAAGCCCGTGCTTCGATCGGCGGCACCTGGGACCTGTTCCGCTATCCGGGCGTCCGGTCCGACTCCGACCTGCACACCTACGCCTACGACTTCAAGCCGTGGCGGCACCGCAGCGCGATCGCCGAAGCGCCCCTGATCCGCGAGTACCTCGACGAGACGGTGACCGAATTCGGCCTGGACAGGATCCTCCGGCTCGGCCATCGGGTGACGGCGGCCGACTGGTCGAGCGCCGAAGCGCGGTGGACGCTGCAGGTGACCGTCACCGACGACGCCGGCGCCGAGCGCCCGAAGACCGTCAAGGCCGGCTTCGTCTTCAGTGCCACCGGCTACTACCGCTACGACCAGGGATACACGCCGCACTTCGAGGGGCGGGACGTCTTCGCGGGAGACATCCTGCATCCCCAGCAGTGGCCCGAGGGGTACGACTACAGCGGCAAACGCGTGGTGATCATCGGCAGTGGCGCGACGGCGGTGACGATGCTCCCGGCCATGCTCGTGGGCGAGGGCGCCGCGGCGCACGTGACGATGCTGCAACGCACCCCCAGCTACATCGCCTCGGCCCCGCGTGTCGACAACATCGCCCTCAAGCTCACCAAGGTGCTCGGGCCGACGCGCGGCTACGCGGCCACCAGGCTGAAGAACGTCTGGCAGGACTACCTGCTCGTCACGGTCTTGTCCAAGTTCCCCACCTTCGGTCGCAAGCTGCTCCGCAAGCTGGCGCTCAAGGAGCTGCCGGCCGGCTTCGACGTGGACACCCACTTCAACCCGCCGTACGACCCGTGGGACCAGCGGCTCTGCGTCACCCCGGACGGCGAGTTCTTCAAGGCGCTGCGCGACGGGACCGCCGACGTGGTCACCGGCCACATCGAGCGCTTCACCGAGAAGGGCATCCTGCTGAAGTCGGGCCGGACGCTGGAGGCCGACGTCATCGTCACCGCGACCGGCCTGGTCATGCAGCTGCTGGGCGGCATCCGGCCGACCGTGGACGGCGTTCCGGTGAAGATCCCGGAAACCGTGCTCTACCGCGGCACCCTGATCTCCGGCGTGCCGAACTGGGCCATGATGCTCGGCTACACCAAAGCGTCCTGGACCCTCCGCCTGAGCAACGTGTGTCGCCTGATCATCGACGTGCTCCGTCACATGGATGCGACCGGCGACGAGATCGTGGTGCCGGTCGCGCCGGAAAACCTGGCCACGCAGGACGTCGTCGACCTCAGCGCGGGATACATGCAGCGCGCGCTGGCCGAACTTCCCCGGCAGGGCACCGGCCTCCCGTGGCGGATGCACACGACGTTCGTGAAGGACAACCGGCTGTTCAAGGGGCGGCTGATCGACGAGAGCCTGCGGTTCTCGGCTCGGACCGCCGACGTCAGCGGGCTCACCGGAGTGGGGGCGGGATCATGA
- a CDS encoding APC family permease — MTQHTSPDQQRDGLARTLGVPQIVFMVVAMAAPLTVVAGLVPLMIASGNGVGAPLDFVVMGFVLVLFTVGFSAMTPEVADAGAFYSYVQKGLGRVAGLGAATLAIATYAVLLVSVAAYLGAAVHNALVTLAGASVPWWSLSAGCLLLIGFLGYRNIEMSARVLGALLIAEVCIVAAVDLAITVRGGDHGLSGEPFTWGAFSQGAVGTGIMFAIFGFVGFEATAVFRAEARDPDKTVPRATYTAVLVIAVVYAVSAWAVVVGAGTDKVVDLAVAHPEDLTPDLATRYVSVVAHDVMQVLLATSFFACVLTVHNVVSRYLFTLGRKGVLPPSLGAAHPRHHSPHVASLVTSGVVWLALAVMTVLRLDPVVQIYAWFGGAGTLGLTFLLALTSVAIVVHFRRNPGVVSRWQGAIAPGLASASLLVTLFLVVRNFPLLIGSTGLAYAFIAFLILAYVGGLAWALRLRARRTATYAALLSERTSA; from the coding sequence ATGACCCAGCACACCTCACCGGACCAGCAGCGAGACGGGCTGGCGCGCACGCTCGGCGTGCCCCAGATCGTGTTCATGGTCGTGGCCATGGCCGCCCCGCTCACCGTCGTCGCCGGCCTCGTCCCGCTCATGATCGCTTCGGGCAACGGAGTGGGTGCGCCGCTGGACTTCGTGGTCATGGGCTTCGTGCTCGTTCTTTTCACGGTCGGCTTCTCCGCGATGACGCCTGAGGTCGCGGACGCCGGAGCGTTCTACTCCTACGTGCAGAAGGGCTTGGGCAGGGTGGCCGGCCTGGGCGCCGCGACCCTGGCGATCGCGACGTACGCGGTGCTCCTCGTGTCGGTCGCGGCCTACCTCGGTGCCGCCGTGCACAACGCGCTCGTCACCCTCGCCGGCGCCTCCGTCCCGTGGTGGTCGCTCTCGGCCGGTTGCCTGCTCCTCATCGGATTCCTCGGCTACCGCAACATCGAGATGAGCGCGCGAGTCCTCGGCGCGCTGCTCATCGCCGAAGTGTGCATCGTCGCCGCCGTGGACCTGGCGATCACCGTGCGCGGAGGCGACCACGGACTGTCGGGCGAGCCGTTCACGTGGGGCGCGTTCAGCCAGGGAGCCGTCGGAACCGGCATCATGTTCGCGATCTTCGGGTTCGTCGGTTTCGAGGCGACCGCGGTGTTCCGCGCCGAGGCACGGGATCCCGACAAAACCGTGCCACGCGCGACCTACACGGCGGTGCTCGTCATCGCGGTGGTCTACGCGGTCTCCGCGTGGGCCGTCGTCGTCGGCGCCGGGACCGACAAGGTAGTGGACCTGGCCGTCGCACATCCGGAAGACCTCACGCCCGACCTGGCCACGCGATACGTGTCGGTCGTGGCGCACGACGTGATGCAGGTGCTGCTCGCGACGAGCTTCTTCGCCTGCGTGCTGACCGTGCACAACGTCGTTTCCCGGTACCTGTTCACGTTGGGCCGCAAGGGAGTGCTGCCACCGTCCCTGGGTGCGGCCCACCCCCGGCACCACTCGCCGCACGTGGCCTCCCTCGTCACGTCCGGGGTCGTCTGGCTCGCGCTGGCGGTCATGACCGTGCTGCGGCTCGATCCCGTGGTGCAGATCTACGCCTGGTTCGGCGGCGCCGGCACCCTCGGCCTGACGTTCCTGCTGGCCCTGACCTCCGTCGCGATCGTCGTCCACTTCCGGCGAAACCCGGGCGTGGTGTCGCGGTGGCAGGGGGCCATCGCACCCGGGCTGGCCTCGGCCAGCCTGCTCGTCACCCTTTTCCTGGTGGTGCGCAACTTCCCGCTGCTCATCGGCTCCACCGGGCTTGCCTACGCCTTCATCGCCTTCCTGATCCTCGCCTACGTCGGCGGACTGGCGTGGGCGCTGCGTCTGCGGGCGCGCAGGACGGCGACCTACGCGGCTCTCCTGAGCGAAAGGACCTCAGCATGA